From candidate division KSB1 bacterium:
AAAGTGAGGTGTCCAGTTCCTGAATATGTATTTACGATGTTAGGGGATTTGCCAAAAGACACGCACCCAATGAGCATGTTTTCCGCCGCCATCTTGTCATTGCAAAGAGAATCGGTATTTGTAAAAAGATATAATGAAGGCATGAATAAGGCGGAGTATTGGGAACCGATGTATGAGGACGCGATCAACTTACTGACCAAGCTGCCCGAAATCGCTGCCCACATTTTTCGTTTGAAATACAAGAAAAATGACATCATCGAACCGGACCCAAATCTCGATTTTGGGGCCAATTTTGCACACATGATGGGGATCAAGCCTCCGTATGATGAGCTGTCGCGGTTATACTTCATCCTCCATAGTGATCACGAGCTCGGCAACGTAAGTGCTCATATTACACACTTAGCCGGCTCAGCTTTATCTGATGCATACTATTCATTTTCTGCTGGCATGAACGGATTAGCTGGTCCGCTGCATGGGTTGGCCAACCAGGAAGTCCTGCGATGGATTCAGGGCGTTATGGAGAAAATGAACCATAAACTCCCCACGAAAGAAGAATTACAAAAATTCGTCTGGGATACCTTAAATTCAGGACAGGTAATTCCTGGTTACGGCCATGCGGTGCTCCGCAAGACGGATCCACGTTATACGGCTCAACGTGAGTTCTGCTTAACACACTTGCCCGATGATGAAATGTTTAAGATGGTAAGCATGCTTTATGAGGTTGTTCCTCAAATTCTTGTTGAACAAGGCAAAGCCAAGAATCCGTGGCCGAACGTTGATGCCCATTCAGGTGTGATACAATGGCATTATGGCTTAAAACAGTATGATTTCTACACCGTGTTGTTTGGAGTTGGCAGAGCAATTGGAGTTTTGAGCAACCTCATTTGGGATCGTGCGGTTGGCCAGGCATTGGAACGACCAAAATCCATGACAACGGATATGCTGGAAGATATTGCGGGCATTAAACGGTGAAAACATGTCAATCCAAGCGGATGTGGCCGTGAGTTGTCACACTTCGGAATCAGGGAGTTCGTCAACATCAAAACTGTTTTCGTGAAGCTTGATAAAAATATCCAAAATTATGAGAGCTGTTGAAGAGGTTTATCGTACAGGACCCAAGGAAGAAATCATTGGCTAATGAAAAGCCCAAATGGAGGAGTTGAATTGAAAAAAAAACCTTTATTATATATTTGTCTCTTTTTCATTACACTTGTTAATTCAATTGTTTTAGGGCAAGAAAAGAAAATAGAGATCCGTGTTGGTGGTGGACTATCGCCGTTTTTGGGGGCGGATGTCATGGAAGATTTCTATAAACTTGGTTTTAACACAGGGGTAAGAATTGGTTACATGGTATCACCGACATTAGCCATTGGAGGGAGAGTTGCTTACAATTCTTTCAGCATTGATGAACCACCAGGATTTACCATAGATGGCGGAACGTTTTCTGTAATTGAAATACTCGCAGAGGGTTTGTTCTATTTTCGGCCGAATAATTCTGAAAGATTTGCAAACTTTTATGTTTTAGGTGGATTCGGCATAACTCGGCCTAAAATATCCGATATAACAATCTCCGCCTTTGATACACCTGCACAAAACTTTTCAAGTATTACTGAATTGGAATTCATGGCAGCTTTTGGAATAGGCGGTAAATTCAATGTCACTTCGAG
This genomic window contains:
- a CDS encoding citrate (Si)-synthase gives rise to the protein MSKLKEKLAEKIPGYRERITKLIKEHGDVVVDEARMRQFYGGMRGLKCLSTDISYLDPNEGIRFRGYTVPECLEKLPKPPGAEMPYVEGHIYLLLTGDIPTEKDVREVVEDFKVRCPVPEYVFTMLGDLPKDTHPMSMFSAAILSLQRESVFVKRYNEGMNKAEYWEPMYEDAINLLTKLPEIAAHIFRLKYKKNDIIEPDPNLDFGANFAHMMGIKPPYDELSRLYFILHSDHELGNVSAHITHLAGSALSDAYYSFSAGMNGLAGPLHGLANQEVLRWIQGVMEKMNHKLPTKEELQKFVWDTLNSGQVIPGYGHAVLRKTDPRYTAQREFCLTHLPDDEMFKMVSMLYEVVPQILVEQGKAKNPWPNVDAHSGVIQWHYGLKQYDFYTVLFGVGRAIGVLSNLIWDRAVGQALERPKSMTTDMLEDIAGIKR
- a CDS encoding outer membrane beta-barrel protein yields the protein MKKKPLLYICLFFITLVNSIVLGQEKKIEIRVGGGLSPFLGADVMEDFYKLGFNTGVRIGYMVSPTLAIGGRVAYNSFSIDEPPGFTIDGGTFSVIEILAEGLFYFRPNNSERFANFYVLGGFGITRPKISDITISAFDTPAQNFSSITELEFMAAFGIGGKFNVTSSVGVFAELRLSILLTQGNEVDFPSLEEDEIVYLPITVGFIF